The Epilithonimonas zeae genome contains a region encoding:
- a CDS encoding T9SS type A sorting domain-containing protein, producing MKNKYLLILSLVSSFAFAQQTISFEASEGFVAGDINGQNGWEVTLNSDDEPIKNQVITTEKASEGTQSIKIDVDLDENFLFFPIFGAAKLFDNVYDYKNTTVEMDVFITEKEASNFDFGTFGIVDTDEYMPVAIFAFNSLGILEVVKNEDYQYESTNFNWEANRWYKLKSVTSENEIKFYVDGALVHTIPNFSKTNITGINLLHDNFSGGAYIDNIKINDEVMAVNDVKKANIKLYPNPVKDILKINLSNNENISEINIYNVAGQKLKTVSKQTEINVESLSKGVYLIDIKTDKNKTYNSKFIKQ from the coding sequence AAGCTTCAGAGGGCTTTGTGGCTGGAGATATCAACGGACAAAATGGATGGGAAGTTACCCTAAACAGTGATGACGAGCCAATCAAAAATCAAGTTATCACTACTGAAAAAGCATCAGAAGGAACTCAGTCTATAAAAATAGATGTTGATTTGGACGAAAACTTTCTCTTCTTTCCCATTTTTGGTGCTGCAAAATTGTTTGACAATGTGTACGACTACAAGAATACTACTGTAGAAATGGATGTTTTTATCACAGAAAAAGAAGCGTCAAATTTTGATTTTGGAACTTTTGGAATTGTTGACACAGACGAATATATGCCTGTTGCTATTTTCGCTTTTAATTCTTTAGGTATTTTGGAAGTTGTGAAAAATGAAGATTATCAATACGAAAGTACCAATTTCAACTGGGAAGCCAACAGATGGTATAAACTGAAATCTGTCACTTCTGAAAATGAAATCAAATTCTATGTTGATGGTGCTTTGGTTCATACAATACCTAACTTCTCCAAAACCAATATTACAGGAATCAATCTTCTTCATGACAATTTCTCTGGTGGTGCTTATATCGACAATATCAAAATCAATGATGAAGTAATGGCGGTTAATGATGTGAAGAAAGCCAACATCAAATTATATCCAAATCCAGTCAAAGATATTTTAAAAATCAATCTTTCAAATAACGAAAACATCAGCGAAATCAACATCTATAATGTTGCTGGACAAAAACTGAAAACAGTTTCTAAGCAAACTGAAATTAATGTGGAAAGTCTATCAAAAGGTGTTTATTTGATTGATATCAAAACAGATAAAAACAAAACTTACAATTCCAAATTCATTAAACAATAA
- a CDS encoding DUF2461 domain-containing protein encodes MKNLIHPETLNFLSTLEINNNREWFNENKQLYLQAKENVENVVNEIISGVSEFDKSVERLEAKNCIFRIYKDTRFSKDKTPYKTNIGASLVEKGPKTLNHAGYYVHLEPSKSFLAGGVYMTEPKNLKAIREKISSEGKDFLKILNKKSFKDHLELRGERLIKVPQGFDKENPMGDYLKFKQFTVFHLLSDEAVLDENFVKNAVKVFKEIYPFNQFLNDAIQ; translated from the coding sequence ATGAAAAATCTTATCCATCCGGAAACACTTAACTTTCTTTCAACTCTGGAAATCAATAACAACAGAGAGTGGTTTAATGAGAACAAACAGCTTTATCTACAGGCCAAAGAGAATGTTGAAAATGTGGTGAATGAAATTATTTCCGGTGTTTCAGAATTCGATAAAAGTGTGGAACGACTGGAAGCTAAGAATTGTATTTTCAGAATTTACAAAGACACCAGATTTTCTAAAGATAAAACGCCCTACAAAACGAATATCGGAGCTTCTTTGGTAGAAAAAGGTCCAAAAACTTTGAATCACGCAGGTTACTATGTCCATTTGGAACCGAGCAAATCTTTTCTGGCCGGCGGCGTTTATATGACCGAACCAAAAAATCTGAAAGCCATCCGTGAAAAAATCAGTTCTGAAGGCAAAGATTTCCTGAAAATCCTCAACAAAAAATCATTCAAAGATCATCTGGAATTACGAGGCGAAAGATTGATAAAAGTGCCACAAGGTTTTGATAAGGAAAATCCAATGGGTGATTATCTCAAATTCAAACAATTTACGGTATTTCATCTGCTTTCTGACGAAGCTGTTTTGGATGAAAATTTTGTTAAGAATGCGGTTAAAGTTTTCAAAGAAATCTATCCTTTCAACCAGTTTTTGAATGACGCAATTCAATAA
- a CDS encoding NAD(P)H-dependent flavin oxidoreductase translates to MNWENELTQKLGVTYPIIQAPMFGVTTPEMVAAASKAGCLGSLALADLNAEQCLELIKKTKQLTDKAFAVNIFVHEIPEVTDELREKYSKTKTFLEELAKQNQIEVNLPEINEIKVNSYHEQLDVIISENCKIVSFTFGNLDNQSIEKLKNNGTILIGTCTSVNEALILEQSGIDIICVQGIEAGGHRGSFTNENIPQIGGLSLLSQVRDSVKVPIIYAGGIYNARTILAAKTLGAEGFQIGSLLLNSEESALKDFEKERLKKLKEDEIILTKSFSGRYARGIKNTFIEAVENSDFILPYPYQNKLTGEFRKAARIQNNSEFVNLWIGQSIGKLSEESTTIILKNLIEEVDKN, encoded by the coding sequence ATGAATTGGGAAAATGAATTAACACAAAAATTAGGAGTCACCTACCCGATTATCCAGGCACCAATGTTTGGTGTTACAACTCCGGAGATGGTTGCTGCAGCTTCAAAGGCTGGTTGTTTAGGTTCTTTGGCTTTAGCAGATTTAAACGCAGAACAATGTTTAGAATTAATTAAAAAGACAAAGCAATTAACGGACAAAGCTTTTGCTGTTAATATTTTTGTCCACGAGATTCCGGAAGTTACGGATGAACTAAGAGAGAAATATTCTAAGACCAAAACCTTTTTAGAAGAATTAGCCAAACAAAATCAAATCGAGGTTAATCTTCCAGAAATTAATGAAATCAAGGTTAATTCCTATCATGAACAACTTGATGTGATTATTTCTGAAAATTGCAAAATCGTCAGTTTCACATTTGGAAACCTTGACAATCAAAGCATTGAAAAATTAAAGAATAACGGAACAATCCTTATTGGAACCTGTACATCTGTAAATGAAGCTTTGATTTTGGAACAATCAGGGATTGATATTATTTGTGTTCAAGGGATTGAAGCTGGTGGACACAGAGGAAGTTTTACTAATGAAAATATCCCTCAGATTGGTGGCTTATCTCTTTTATCACAAGTCCGCGATTCTGTAAAAGTTCCAATCATTTATGCGGGCGGAATTTATAATGCGAGAACAATTTTGGCTGCAAAAACTTTGGGCGCAGAAGGATTTCAAATCGGAAGTCTGTTATTAAATTCTGAAGAAAGCGCTTTGAAAGATTTCGAGAAAGAACGATTAAAAAAGCTAAAAGAAGATGAAATTATTCTGACCAAAAGTTTCTCCGGAAGATACGCGAGAGGAATCAAAAACACTTTTATCGAAGCTGTTGAAAATTCGGATTTCATACTTCCCTATCCTTATCAGAATAAATTGACAGGTGAATTTCGTAAAGCTGCGAGAATTCAAAATAATTCAGAATTTGTCAATCTTTGGATAGGACAATCGATTGGCAAACTCAGTGAAGAATCTACGACTATTATTTTAAAAAATCTGATTGAAGAAGTCGATAAAAATTAA
- a CDS encoding DUF4304 domain-containing protein, with protein MKEKFNNIINGTVKPLLKSNGFSKKGLDFLKKKDDLIFIINFQKSRGNSFDESKFYINCGIHSTIIDQIIGRKKTLDPKEYECHFRSRISTIIQSETDRYSIVEETDLEISAENISSDLKAVINLFDSIKNTNDLTDLMIAKNGLNNYEELFEFLLLTDNWKELKRYIQKLFSTFGQEQRWTIFQNRLSNILLKHNRRETISDLLK; from the coding sequence ATGAAAGAAAAATTTAACAATATTATAAATGGAACTGTAAAACCACTTTTGAAATCCAATGGTTTTTCAAAAAAAGGTTTGGATTTTCTTAAAAAGAAAGATGATTTGATTTTCATAATTAATTTTCAAAAAAGCCGCGGCAATTCTTTTGACGAGAGCAAATTCTATATCAATTGCGGAATCCATTCAACTATAATAGATCAAATTATTGGGCGAAAAAAAACTTTGGATCCCAAAGAATATGAATGTCATTTCAGATCCAGAATTTCAACAATAATCCAATCGGAAACAGACAGATATTCTATTGTGGAAGAAACTGATCTGGAAATTTCAGCTGAAAACATCAGTTCAGACTTAAAAGCAGTTATCAATCTATTTGACTCGATAAAAAATACCAATGATTTAACAGATCTGATGATTGCTAAAAATGGCTTGAATAATTATGAAGAATTGTTTGAATTCTTACTTCTAACGGATAATTGGAAAGAATTAAAGCGCTATATACAAAAACTGTTTTCAACTTTTGGCCAAGAACAGCGTTGGACAATCTTTCAAAATCGTTTATCTAATATTTTGCTGAAACATAACAGAAGAGAAACGATTTCGGATCTGTTAAAATAA
- a CDS encoding cation:proton antiporter, whose product MILLSIHNLELPIEDPVLKFLLVLIIILAAPLLLNKIKVPHLLGLIIAGAVIGPNGFNVLARDSSIVVTGTTGLLYIMFLAGLEIDMGDFKKNKWKSLTFGIYTFVVPFVLGYLGAYYILDFSILTSVLFASLFSSHTLIAYPLVSKMGIAKNLAVNITVGGTMITDVLALLVLAIIVGMSQGDVGTEFWVRLSLSFIIFGLIVLVVFPIIGRWFFKKVEDKISQYIFVLVMIYLAALLAELAGVEAIIGAFFAGLALNRLIPHTSSLMNRVEFVGNAIFIPFFLISVGMLIDFKVFFKSWETLEVAGIMLVASIGGKYISAIATQKTFRLSKEEGKLIFGLSSASAAATLASVMVGYNIILSETETGEPIRLLNEHVLNGSILLILISCTISSFISMSNAQQIADKDNEETVSGNSHEQENILLALNYEATVDRMVNLGILIKAHSNTEHLFGLNIINEDKNESSIKNAEKLLHHATTAAAAADVKLQSLKRYDNDVINGIKNVIKEQNITDLIIGLDEDKGFTPSFAYNLYNGYLQNDNVNTLIYHTAQPLSTIKKYAVMIPENAQKEAGFFHALLRVWNIARNSGATMTFYAPERILEILKRISKKATIEAEFIATKSWKDGEIIASQLKQDEAIIIMMAKRGMKSYIPQMRLIPELLNKYVNDKNYLLVFPFSEFDNSNLEKRSVGNHDDFMEIGNVIKKIFG is encoded by the coding sequence ATGATTTTACTGAGTATTCATAATCTGGAACTTCCTATCGAAGATCCGGTTCTCAAGTTCCTGTTGGTGCTGATTATTATTCTGGCTGCACCGCTTTTATTAAACAAAATCAAAGTACCACATCTGTTAGGACTCATTATCGCAGGTGCGGTCATTGGTCCAAATGGTTTTAATGTTCTGGCGAGGGACAGTAGTATTGTGGTCACCGGAACAACAGGATTGCTTTATATTATGTTTCTGGCAGGACTGGAAATTGATATGGGCGATTTTAAGAAAAACAAATGGAAGAGTTTGACATTTGGTATCTACACCTTTGTTGTTCCTTTTGTTTTAGGCTATCTGGGCGCCTATTATATTCTAGATTTTTCGATATTAACATCGGTACTTTTTGCCAGCCTTTTCTCTTCTCATACCCTTATTGCGTATCCGCTGGTAAGTAAAATGGGAATTGCCAAAAATCTAGCTGTGAACATTACTGTTGGGGGTACGATGATTACGGATGTTCTCGCATTATTGGTTTTAGCGATTATTGTTGGGATGTCACAAGGTGATGTCGGAACCGAGTTTTGGGTTAGGTTGTCGTTATCATTTATCATTTTCGGATTGATTGTTTTGGTGGTGTTTCCGATTATAGGCAGATGGTTTTTCAAAAAAGTTGAGGATAAGATATCGCAATATATTTTTGTCTTAGTGATGATTTATCTTGCAGCCTTGTTGGCCGAGTTAGCCGGAGTAGAAGCTATTATCGGAGCTTTCTTTGCTGGTTTGGCTTTGAACAGATTGATTCCGCATACCTCTTCTTTGATGAACAGAGTTGAGTTTGTGGGAAATGCGATTTTTATTCCGTTTTTCCTGATCAGTGTGGGGATGCTTATTGATTTTAAAGTCTTTTTCAAAAGTTGGGAAACGCTCGAAGTTGCAGGTATTATGCTGGTAGCATCCATTGGTGGAAAATATATTTCTGCTATTGCAACACAGAAAACTTTCAGGCTTTCTAAAGAAGAGGGCAAATTGATTTTCGGATTGAGTTCTGCTTCGGCTGCTGCAACATTAGCTTCTGTAATGGTAGGTTATAACATCATTCTTTCCGAAACTGAAACCGGAGAGCCAATAAGACTTTTAAACGAACACGTCTTGAACGGAAGTATTTTATTGATTCTGATTTCGTGTACTATTTCGTCTTTTATTTCGATGTCCAATGCGCAGCAGATTGCGGATAAAGACAATGAAGAAACCGTTTCCGGAAACAGCCACGAGCAGGAGAATATCTTACTGGCTCTTAACTACGAAGCTACAGTTGACAGAATGGTTAATCTTGGGATTCTGATTAAAGCGCATTCTAACACAGAACATTTATTTGGGCTCAATATTATTAATGAAGATAAAAATGAATCTTCTATCAAAAATGCAGAGAAACTTTTGCACCACGCTACAACTGCAGCAGCGGCGGCTGATGTAAAACTGCAATCACTAAAACGTTATGATAATGATGTGATCAACGGAATCAAGAATGTTATAAAGGAACAAAATATCACGGATTTGATTATTGGTTTAGATGAGGACAAAGGATTTACACCTTCTTTTGCTTATAATTTGTATAACGGTTATTTGCAAAATGATAATGTAAATACACTCATTTATCATACTGCTCAGCCTTTATCGACAATTAAAAAATATGCAGTGATGATTCCTGAAAATGCGCAAAAAGAAGCCGGATTTTTCCACGCTCTGCTCAGGGTTTGGAACATTGCTCGTAATTCTGGAGCGACAATGACTTTTTATGCGCCGGAGAGAATTCTGGAAATCCTAAAACGTATTAGTAAAAAAGCAACGATAGAAGCGGAGTTTATTGCAACAAAATCCTGGAAAGATGGCGAGATAATCGCTTCGCAACTGAAACAGGACGAGGCAATCATCATAATGATGGCGAAAAGAGGAATGAAATCTTACATCCCGCAAATGAGGCTGATTCCGGAACTTCTGAATAAATATGTGAATGATAAAAATTACTTGCTTGTCTTTCCGTTTTCAGAATTTGATAACAGCAATCTGGAGAAACGTTCTGTTGGAAATCACGACGATTTTATGGAAATTGGTAATGTTATCAAGAAGATTTTCGGGTGA
- a CDS encoding 4-hydroxy-tetrahydrodipicolinate reductase — protein sequence MKVGLMGFGKAGKAVANVILQHPDFSLEWVFKNSKTMDHITAKDFLGVSSPDKALIISKQNTNIDDLLDQHSVDIIIDFSTTENIHAYGKTVSDRGIKIISAISHYGDDEKALLKQLSKNTVVFWSPNITLGVNYLLFASSLLKDLAPDVDIEVIEEHFKAKEGVSGTAMKIAETLDIETENINSVRAGGIVGKHEVIFGFPFQTVRLVHESISREAFGTGALFVAKNIRDKSRGLYNFEDILRPYFFKETESTLS from the coding sequence ATGAAAGTAGGTTTAATGGGCTTCGGTAAAGCTGGAAAAGCAGTCGCTAATGTTATTTTACAACATCCTGATTTTTCGCTGGAATGGGTTTTTAAAAACAGTAAAACAATGGATCATATTACTGCCAAAGATTTTTTAGGTGTTTCTTCTCCTGATAAGGCATTAATTATATCTAAACAAAATACAAATATTGATGATTTGCTGGATCAGCATTCTGTAGATATCATCATCGATTTTTCCACAACAGAAAATATCCACGCTTATGGTAAAACAGTTTCTGACAGAGGGATTAAAATTATCTCAGCTATTTCGCATTACGGCGATGACGAAAAAGCGCTGTTGAAACAATTATCAAAAAATACTGTGGTTTTCTGGTCTCCCAATATTACTTTGGGTGTCAATTATCTGTTGTTTGCATCATCTCTTTTAAAAGATCTCGCACCGGATGTAGATATAGAAGTGATTGAGGAACATTTTAAAGCTAAAGAAGGTGTCTCCGGAACTGCAATGAAAATTGCTGAGACGCTTGATATCGAAACTGAAAATATTAATTCTGTGCGAGCAGGAGGTATTGTAGGTAAACACGAAGTCATTTTTGGTTTTCCTTTCCAGACGGTGCGTTTGGTTCACGAGTCTATTTCTCGGGAAGCTTTCGGGACTGGCGCATTGTTTGTAGCGAAGAATATAAGGGACAAATCCAGAGGTCTTTATAATTTTGAAGATATTCTGAGACCTTATTTTTTCAAGGAAACCGAAAGTACACTTTCTTAA
- a CDS encoding DMT family transporter produces the protein MKNYFFLAAAIICETIGTSFLKKTENFSKPLPTIIFVVAMASSFYLLTFALRSIPIGIAYAIWSAVGIVLISTVGYFVYKQALDWPAILGIVFIVIGVVIINLFSKSSAH, from the coding sequence ATGAAAAATTACTTCTTTCTTGCTGCCGCTATCATCTGCGAAACCATTGGCACATCATTTCTCAAGAAGACAGAAAACTTCAGCAAACCTTTACCTACAATTATTTTTGTTGTGGCGATGGCTTCTTCTTTTTATTTATTGACTTTTGCGCTTAGAAGCATTCCTATTGGGATCGCTTATGCGATTTGGTCTGCTGTAGGTATTGTTCTGATTTCCACCGTTGGCTATTTTGTTTATAAACAAGCTTTGGATTGGCCTGCTATTTTGGGAATTGTCTTCATTGTAATTGGTGTTGTGATTATTAATCTTTTCTCCAAATCTTCTGCACATTAA
- a CDS encoding OmpA family protein: protein MKSKLTILSLALACPAVMFSQEMVQTTSSTNPVETTSLKSEGPRFNSWSISFGGGVPLMQNADLKSIQSGNTLVGYSAYFSIDKALSHTFGLKLQYDRGETRQGYFNTKDAATANAAANLQVAGRTQYDAISLLGDINLSNLLRRVDSKADYRWAIHGYAGVGVLAYRAYQKDEFGQRLMTENKPFKFNSLFGQAGAGLKYKISNRVDIEGRLMYVVTGDDAFDGGGSDQYSAVNRISAKTSDNFFNGTLGLTVHLGKHSNSLMWHDPLQEVYSKIDELETKIDNIQLCKAGDADNDGVCDDWDRQLDTPAGARVDGSGVALDVDLDGVIDLYDKCVTVPGPVENNGCPVNNTGNGVVSADETAMSGIEFDLNSDRILPNNTPILNSAISYINSNNGSYVVVGATDTRGTESYNQTLSERRANNVKQYLISNGANSAKLEAKGNGKLDLKYPECDPASKCPEWKNKANRRVYFQAK from the coding sequence ATGAAATCAAAATTAACAATTTTGTCATTGGCCTTGGCGTGTCCGGCTGTGATGTTTTCGCAAGAAATGGTGCAGACAACAAGTAGTACTAATCCTGTTGAAACTACTTCTTTAAAATCTGAAGGTCCGAGGTTTAACAGCTGGTCTATTTCCTTTGGTGGTGGTGTTCCGTTGATGCAGAATGCAGATCTTAAATCGATCCAAAGCGGTAATACATTGGTAGGTTACTCCGCTTATTTCAGTATTGACAAAGCGCTTTCTCATACATTTGGATTGAAGTTGCAATACGACCGTGGGGAAACAAGACAAGGATACTTCAATACAAAAGATGCTGCGACTGCAAATGCTGCAGCTAATTTGCAAGTTGCCGGAAGAACACAGTATGATGCGATCTCTCTTTTGGGAGATATCAATCTTTCTAACCTGCTAAGAAGAGTAGACAGCAAAGCAGACTACAGATGGGCAATCCACGGATATGCTGGTGTAGGAGTTTTGGCTTACCGCGCTTATCAGAAAGATGAATTTGGTCAAAGATTGATGACAGAGAATAAACCATTTAAATTTAACTCTTTGTTTGGACAAGCTGGAGCCGGATTGAAATATAAAATCAGTAACCGAGTAGATATCGAAGGAAGATTGATGTATGTAGTAACTGGTGATGATGCGTTTGACGGTGGTGGAAGCGACCAATATAGCGCTGTTAACAGAATCAGTGCTAAGACTTCTGATAACTTCTTCAATGGTACGTTGGGTCTGACTGTTCATCTTGGTAAACACAGCAATAGTCTGATGTGGCACGATCCATTGCAGGAAGTATATTCTAAAATAGATGAACTGGAAACTAAAATCGATAATATCCAATTGTGTAAAGCAGGAGATGCAGACAATGATGGTGTTTGCGATGACTGGGACAGACAGCTAGACACTCCGGCTGGTGCCAGAGTAGATGGTTCTGGTGTTGCATTGGATGTAGATCTTGATGGTGTAATTGACCTTTATGACAAATGTGTAACGGTTCCAGGACCTGTAGAAAACAATGGTTGCCCAGTAAACAATACTGGTAATGGTGTCGTGTCTGCAGACGAAACAGCAATGAGCGGTATCGAATTCGATCTTAACTCTGACAGAATTTTACCTAATAATACGCCAATACTAAATAGTGCTATCAGCTACATCAACTCTAACAACGGTTCTTATGTGGTTGTAGGTGCTACAGATACAAGAGGTACAGAAAGTTATAACCAAACTCTATCTGAAAGAAGAGCTAATAATGTGAAACAATATTTAATTTCCAACGGGGCTAATTCTGCAAAATTAGAAGCTAAAGGAAATGGTAAACTGGATCTAAAATATCCAGAGTGCGATCCTGCATCCAAGTGCCCTGAATGGAAAAATAAAGCTAATAGAAGAGTGTATTTTCAAGCAAAATAA
- a CDS encoding alpha/beta hydrolase family esterase has protein sequence MKRYILLSLITFGILIFSQTAKNYNVNGLTRKAILYEPTIKSDRVPVVFVFHGHGGNANFVSRSIDVQNYYKEALVIFMEGLPGRAVPGLDPNGTMNGWQIFTDDLEGRDIQFFDKVFADIHQKNYTIDDKKIYLIGHSNGARFANVLWKTRGDKISAICSASAQGGNMISEAVPISVWMYIGKNDRIVSPKSQEESIPIVKTNLGITDNGKTEDDKTIFSGKNNTELVLQQSNSGHEFPKSSLPEIISFFKRHTK, from the coding sequence ATGAAAAGATATATTTTACTGAGTCTAATTACTTTCGGCATTCTTATATTTTCACAGACTGCGAAAAATTATAATGTCAATGGATTAACACGTAAAGCAATCCTTTATGAACCGACGATAAAATCTGACAGAGTTCCAGTAGTATTTGTTTTTCACGGTCATGGAGGCAATGCCAATTTTGTAAGCAGAAGTATTGACGTCCAGAATTATTACAAAGAAGCTCTGGTCATTTTTATGGAGGGTCTGCCTGGCAGGGCAGTTCCCGGCCTGGATCCGAATGGTACAATGAATGGCTGGCAAATTTTCACAGACGATCTCGAAGGAAGAGACATCCAGTTCTTCGACAAAGTTTTCGCAGATATCCATCAGAAGAATTATACTATTGATGACAAAAAAATCTACCTGATTGGTCATTCCAACGGTGCCAGATTTGCGAATGTCCTTTGGAAAACGAGAGGTGACAAAATCTCAGCCATCTGTTCAGCCTCAGCACAAGGCGGCAATATGATTTCTGAAGCAGTCCCAATCTCAGTTTGGATGTACATTGGTAAAAATGACCGCATCGTTTCCCCAAAGAGTCAGGAAGAGTCCATCCCAATCGTCAAAACTAACCTTGGAATCACAGATAATGGAAAAACAGAAGACGATAAAACTATTTTCTCAGGAAAAAACAACACAGAACTCGTTCTCCAGCAAAGCAATTCCGGTCACGAATTCCCAAAATCCTCACTTCCAGAAATAATAAGCTTCTTCAAAAGACACACAAAATAA